The Streptomyces sp. NBC_00162 genome window below encodes:
- a CDS encoding discoidin domain-containing protein yields MTMTGHPYHRHRPLAVLSLLLAVVAMVLGPAASSSADPGWWNPVARPAPDSEINVTGEPFKGTDAQGRVRGFVDAHDHLMSNEGFGGRLICGKPFSEQGIADALKDCPEHYPDGSLAIFDFITKGGDGKHDPNGWPTFKDWPAHDSLTHQQNYYAWVERAWRGGQRVLVNDLVTNGVICSVYFFKDRGCDEMTAIRLEAQKTYDMQAYIDKMYGGQGKGWFRIVTDSAQAREVIKQGKLAVVLGVETSEPFGCKQILDIAQCSKQDIDRGLDELYQLGVRSMFLCHKFDNALCGVRFDQGALGTAINVGQFLSTGTFWQTEKCRGPQHDNPIGLAAAPSAEKQLPQGVAVPAYAADAQCNTRGLTELGDYAVRGMMKRKMMLEIDHMGVKAAGQAFDILESESYPGVISSHSWMDMDWTERLYRLGGFIGQYMGGAEGFSAEAKRTDALRDKYNVGYGYGTDMNGVGGWPGPRGADTPNPVRYPFRSTDGGSVIDKQTTGVRTWDLNTDGAAHYGLVPDWIEDIRIVGGQGVVDDLFKGAESYLTTWGGSEKHKAGVNLASGAPAAASSSEWNPFTSYAPDRAVDGSTGTRWASDWSDDQWLRIDLGTPSLVKRVTLDWERAYGKSYRIELSADGTNWQSVWSTTTGDGGLDTAQFAGTPARYVRVHGVQRGTQWGYSLHEVGVYSS; encoded by the coding sequence ATGACGATGACTGGACACCCGTACCACCGGCATCGGCCCCTCGCGGTGCTCTCGTTGCTCCTCGCCGTGGTGGCCATGGTGCTCGGCCCCGCGGCGAGCTCCTCGGCCGACCCTGGCTGGTGGAACCCGGTCGCGCGGCCCGCGCCCGACTCCGAGATCAACGTCACGGGCGAGCCCTTCAAGGGGACCGACGCCCAGGGCCGGGTCCGCGGCTTCGTCGACGCGCACGACCACCTGATGTCCAACGAGGGCTTCGGCGGCCGGCTCATCTGCGGCAAGCCGTTCTCCGAGCAGGGGATCGCCGACGCGCTCAAGGACTGTCCCGAGCACTACCCCGACGGCTCCCTCGCGATCTTCGACTTCATCACCAAGGGCGGCGACGGCAAGCACGACCCGAACGGCTGGCCGACCTTCAAGGACTGGCCCGCGCACGACTCGCTGACCCACCAGCAGAACTACTACGCCTGGGTCGAACGGGCCTGGCGCGGCGGCCAGCGGGTCCTCGTCAACGACCTCGTGACCAACGGCGTGATCTGCTCGGTCTACTTCTTCAAGGACCGCGGCTGCGACGAGATGACCGCCATCCGCCTCGAGGCGCAGAAGACGTACGACATGCAGGCCTACATCGACAAGATGTACGGCGGCCAGGGCAAGGGCTGGTTCCGGATCGTCACCGACTCCGCGCAGGCCCGCGAGGTCATCAAGCAGGGCAAGCTCGCCGTGGTGCTCGGCGTCGAGACCTCCGAACCGTTCGGCTGCAAGCAGATCCTCGACATCGCCCAGTGCAGCAAGCAGGACATCGACCGCGGCCTGGACGAGCTGTACCAGCTGGGCGTGCGCAGCATGTTCCTGTGCCACAAGTTCGACAACGCCCTGTGCGGGGTCCGCTTCGACCAGGGCGCCCTCGGCACGGCGATCAACGTGGGCCAGTTCCTGTCGACGGGCACCTTCTGGCAGACCGAGAAGTGCCGGGGCCCGCAGCACGACAACCCCATCGGCCTCGCGGCGGCGCCCTCGGCTGAGAAGCAGCTCCCGCAGGGTGTGGCGGTCCCGGCGTACGCGGCGGACGCGCAGTGCAACACCCGCGGCCTGACCGAGCTCGGCGACTACGCGGTGCGCGGCATGATGAAACGCAAGATGATGCTGGAGATCGACCACATGGGCGTGAAGGCCGCGGGCCAGGCCTTCGACATCCTGGAGTCCGAGTCCTACCCCGGCGTGATCTCCTCGCACAGCTGGATGGACATGGACTGGACCGAGCGGCTGTACCGCCTGGGCGGCTTCATCGGCCAGTACATGGGCGGCGCCGAGGGGTTCAGCGCGGAGGCCAAGCGCACGGACGCCCTGCGCGACAAGTACAACGTCGGCTACGGCTACGGAACCGACATGAACGGCGTCGGCGGCTGGCCCGGCCCCCGCGGCGCCGACACCCCGAACCCGGTGCGCTACCCCTTCCGCAGCACCGACGGCGGCTCCGTCATCGACAAGCAGACCACCGGCGTGCGGACGTGGGACCTCAACACCGACGGCGCCGCGCACTACGGCCTGGTCCCCGACTGGATCGAGGACATCCGGATCGTCGGCGGCCAGGGCGTGGTGGACGACCTGTTCAAGGGCGCCGAGTCGTACCTGACCACCTGGGGCGGCTCCGAGAAGCACAAGGCGGGCGTGAACCTCGCCTCGGGCGCCCCCGCCGCGGCCTCCTCCTCCGAGTGGAACCCGTTCACGAGCTACGCGCCGGACCGGGCGGTGGACGGCAGTACGGGCACCCGCTGGGCCAGCGACTGGAGCGACGACCAGTGGCTGCGGATCGACCTCGGGACGCCGAGCCTGGTCAAGCGCGTCACCCTCGACTGGGAGCGCGCGTACGGGAAGTCGTACCGCATCGAGCTGTCGGCCGACGGCACGAACTGGCAGTCCGTGTGGTCCACGACCACCGGCGACGGCGGCCTGGACACGGCGCAGTTCGCCGGCACCCCGGCCCGCTACGTCCGCGTCCACGGCGTCCAGCGCGGCACCCAGTGGGGCTACTCCCTGCACGAGGTGGGTGTGTACAGCAGCTGA